In Oryzias latipes chromosome 6, ASM223467v1, the sequence CTTCTCACACCTCCCTCCTCATCTGTCAACCCCTGTTTCACCTACCCGAAACCCCTCCCACTTCCTGTCCTCAGGGAGAGTGTTCTGCCAAATGCCAAAACATGTTCATCATTGAGACAGTGTGTGTGGCCTGGTTCTCCCTGGAGTTCATCCTGCGCTTCATCCAGGCGCGCAGTAAGCTGGACTTCCTCCGCGGGCCGCTGAACATCATCGACGCCATGGCCATCCTGCCCTACTACGTTTCGCTGGTGGTGACAGAGGAGGATGAGGCCTTGGAGCACGACAGGCCCGGAGGAGGTAAGGGCTACTTGGACAAACTGGGCCTGGTGCTGAGGATCTTGCGAGCGCTGAGAATTCTCTACGTGATGCGCCTGGCACGCCACTCCCTTGGCCTGCAGACGCTGGGGCTGACGGTGAGGCGCAGCACGAGGGAGTTTGGCCTCCTCCTGCTTTTCCTTTGCGTGGCCGTCACCCTGTTCTCCCCTCTGGTCCACCTGGCAGAGAGTGAGCTGACAGGCACCCATGACTTTAGCAGCATTCCCGCCTCCTACTGGTGGGCCATCATCTCCATGACGACCGTAGGGTATGGCGACATGGTGCCGAGGTCCATCCCGGGGCAGGTGGTGGCCCTCAGCAGCATTCTGAGTGGAATCCTGATCATGGCCTTCCCGGCCACCTCCATCTTCCACATGTTCTCCCGCTCCTACCAGGAGCTGAAGATGGAGCATGACCGCTTGTTCAAGGAGGAGTGCGAGGCCGCTGCAGCCGCTGCTACCGCAGAAGATCCGCCGGACGGGGGCGATGAAGGAGCCAAGGACGACTGTGCTTCGTGTGGAACTGTTCCCGACAGAGAGAAGCTGGCCTTACTGGAGTCCGTGACTCTGCTGGTAAAAAGGGGAGACGCTGCAGGAAATAACCACAGCCTTCCagcaaaagctttttaaaaactcaaactgACCGACTCAGAGCTTCATTTCCATGAAGATTTGAGTTCTTTTCTGCTGCATAGGATAAAaatatataccgtattttccggattataagtcgcaccggagtataagtcgcaccagcccaaaaatgcattataaagtagaaaaaaacacagataagtcgcactggactataagtcgcattttaactttcacaaccttatatgacacaatcatagcagactgtttatctaataatttcacagtaattttttctcaaacttatttatttattccattcatgaagcatcattggccaactaatactctgttttcatcctgtttttgtagaaacagttttcacttttattgcatttctgaatctatgaaatcattggaaaatagaatattatgttgttagccttcaagatcttactgtaaaaaaagtttgctgattctctgagtcactttacatacctcatacatcaaattgacccaggaacatcatctctgttcctcacaaatgaacataacaggagggttaacaatgtatttatttcaatttatttctaatataagtcgctgcagagtataagtcgcaccccttgccaaactatgaaaaaaagggtgacttatagtccggaaaatacggtatatatcTTCTGCCCAAAGGGGCTCGCTGTGTATGTCTTAAGACAGATGACATTTCTTCGGCTCTTCGTGGTGTGTGCaacctgaaggaaaaaaacCCTTTAACTCAGACGATCCTTTTTGTCTGACCACAAAGCCTCTGCAGCAATATTTGAGATAAGCTGCTTCCACCAACATGCAATACGGATATCCAAAGTTGCTTTTCCTTCCACTGTGAAACACAAGCAAACCCAAGTTTTTCTTTACTTCTCATTACTTTTGATATGCTGCCTATATAGTTTGATCTTCGTCACTCATATGTGCTCTACCTTTATGCCATAAAATGCAGGTGTTGAGAAGCTTAAAGCCATTTtctgagaagaaataaaaaaacaatccagtAGTTTGACTCACCTGTAATGTAAATCTCTTTTACCTGTGATGGGATTCTCTGACTGAATAAAGAGGAGTTGCTTTGTTCTCTGCTATAAAGTTCAAGTTAAGCGTGTCAATAGAccgcaaatgttttttttctacaaatgtaGATGAAAAAAGAGCATTTAACTTAGAAAAAGTAAAGTTTGCGCAGCTATATAATGTATTTTACAATCcagcaaataaaaaactcaGCAAGTTAACTCAGAGAAATCagtttttgggctttttttgtgtcttagTGTAACCATTATTTCGATTTTCCAGGGATGCTACATTTGAGTCCTGCCATGCATCAGCCAGAGAGACTAATAAATATGTCGTCTTTCCATTCTTTACATAATTTATTTCTATGTAGCTATAACTCAGTAAGGCGGCATGCATCTCCACAAACCTGCATAACCCTTTCTGATCGCTGCATCTTCTTGTTTTCATTCCAGCAACAGCTTTCCTAACCAGATCTCCATTTTTCTCTGAAGCCGTGGTCTGCtgcaccaaaaaaaaggaaatggatGGATGCGGTAACATGCCAGATGTTTGCGTAATCTAGATTAAAGTTGGGATTAAAACCCCCTCAGGCAAAGGCAACTTCTTGATTATCTGGTGTCTTtaaatttctttactttttcaaaaaatgtaagtaacTTTAGCTCCAACATTATGCAACCTTATTTGAATCTCTATGAATATGAATCAAAGACACTTATATGctatagctgctgctgctgctttcaggTTTGAAGCAGCAATCTATGATACTAAAACCATATCATGGATTATATGATCTAGATAAATTCCACACTGTTAAGATCTGTGTGCTCAACAGATaaagattaaaatgttttgaaatggatGCTTAAAACTGCAATGGTCATGATTCAAAAGAGAGTGCGGGGGTAATAAATGTTATTGTTGGTGATAAAAGTGCAACGCGGGCTATAAACATGCTTTTACCTTCtttaataaatgataaaaacggCTGGTCACCTTGAAGTTGCTTTTGGTATTAAGCTCCAGTTTGATCTCATCGATCAACATTTGTATTCCACAAGCAAACATGCATCCAtggtgaaagaaaaaatattattattatcaatatTATCATGAAAACaagcaattatttatttattggctGGTTGTGAGAATATTTACTTATTCGTTTACTAATGTATTTATCCAAATACATACCCAGCTTTACTATGGTATGAGGTCAAACCtgtaaatgcaaagaaaaatgtttaaacacatCCATGCATCAGTCTGCATTCATATCAGCACACATACATCACCCAGAGAATTAGCAAAGATTTGTGTGTcgctcaaaatgtattttattgcatcaaaataaactatttttttatgttttcttagtTAACACACTAATAATCTCTTGTTTATGATTCTGCTCAGCTATACAGTAACATTTCATCCTTTcaacacaatttattttattcatgtgcATTAATAGCACTTATACCGTGGTCCCGCTGAattctcaattctgattggctgctgggtgtgcattaaaaagtgataactgcacgcctaaaaaagaagttccggtcacatagcataaatgtttttatatcactgcgccagcttctttaaaacaaactttagcttcatcatctggactaAAACAAGCAGTGAGAggggaactttctctctgaactgatgctttatttaacccatcgagaccatcagcatatatatatcgctttcttTTGCCACTGCACACGAGATAGGTGGTCGGagcgtaacaaatagtccacttttggTGAAGAACTGATCCAAACCGAAAAAATAGCAAgaataaagtaacaaaaactggttgaatgtttatttcttttgtaagtgaccatggtatagtATAAACTGGTTAATGgtcttcgaagtgtgcattatcagaattgAAGCATTTTGCAGAAGCAGCCGTCTGTCGTGTTAATttgtgataatgcacacttcgtcggccattaacacCTACACAATATACACTTCTAGGAGttttaaccattgactgtaaaattATATATTTCCAGCTACGCCTAGTTTCTTTGCAATACAGACGACGTCAGTCAGCAGGGATtggtcggtctgagtcaacaattccatggcaaccactctcgccaatcaggaatgGGCTTGTTGGTAGACAACACCCCTAatacttgaaagtgggctacacgaaatctgACAATCAAATGTTTCTGACGTGAGACCACCTGTTTTATTGAGGCATGTGATTGGTCACTTAATTagttgaactacagaaaaattgTCGTGAAAAAAATGACGATAatcaagaacatttaaaaaaaaaaaaaaaggggaatcagagcaagaatggttcttctgaccaatagaatgactgagttatttctccatagaagtctatgggattttggcgcCTTGGAACTACTTCAAGTTTTAACGTCCGGggatcagtccagttctcatttacagtttttGGCTCTAACACAGTGACAGGGATTTgaagaaatatgtttttaaacattaaatcaCAAACCAATTGACTTGGAATGGACTTGGCTGTGCCCTCAGGCCCCATGCCAGCTTTCCTTCCTAAATTCCTCTCAGTGCAGAAACACTTGATCTTTCTTGTAGCAGAAATAAAACTAAGAAAGTGCATGCCATGTGTTTTCCCAAAGCAAAGTTTCTTCTTTGAAAACATATTGCTTGTTTGTCTTTTGAGATTAAAAAAGGTCAATAATGTAAGGGCAAACTTAGAGCTTTAATAAAAGAATAGATCTTCAGTCTAGCAATAATGTTACATGAAAAAATATAACATCACATTTTCTGTCATGCAGAAAATTCAATGAGCTATTTGTATTTCCAGACATGCAGAATGTTACGGCCATGGGCCATATGGCTGTGTTCCTGCTCGGTTTCTTCTCCTCCTGCAAAGGTATTTAGAAATCATGCGAAGGATGTAAATGATCACCTTAGGAGCTCTTCAGAAGACCCCATCCTCTGGTTTTCCTGCCACAGCCAGATCGTCCGCTAtttggttctgtttgttttccccATTTTACAAGCATACACTTCATTCCCAGACACACGTGCAACACCACATCTTCATACTTTGCTATGTGGATTGTTTAAGTATAGTAAAAATACTTTGAGTGCTAAAACCGGTTTCGTCTTCCCTCTTATGTTTTACGGTCTAGAGCCAATCGTAACACAGAGAAACTAATAAAATACTGTTTCCCTTCTTGTCCAATATTGTACGTTTGCATCTCTTTGCATCCCACTATGTAAGGCATCATAATTGACTTCACTGCAATTGTGTCATTGATAGATTTATTACATGACAATAGATAAAACTGCTATAAATTCATATAAAGTTAGCTTCTTGcacagcataattaaaaatatgcaTACAACTGAGAACAATGTTAAAAGGTTTATTACTGCTTGATTTTACAATTTTGAAAATTTctgctattttatttttataatttcgTGTTAAATTAATTATTGGTCCACTCGTGTGTTTTTAGAGAGACACATAAGCTCTCTGAGCCAAGAAAAGATTTTGTTAAGATGCAATTAATCATTTTGGCAggagtttgcttaaaaaaataaagcaatttgTTTTCCAAGGacacaaattaaaaagagtAATAAGCAAAGGTTTTCTGaaatagtaaataaaatatactGCAGATGTTGCCAACACAGCATTAAATTAACTTATTGTAATGGTAAATAGATCAAttgttcttttattaatttattatttttttttggtttaatttgtTCAGAGAAGCTGTTCTTGAAAAGGATGgattcaatgttttttctttctgcagctAAAAGTTGTTTGCATGTCTCTGCTGAACGCTGATCGTCGGATTTTTGCAATGTCCTTTCCAAAATAGCAACGTGCGTTGCATTTTTTGCCCtgcaattttctttctttcttcttttcttttcttttttccatggACTTTGTGCCTCTCCTTGACATAACGATAAAATATTTTCACCAGACGTTAAGCTAAAATATGAGTTTAATGTATTCCAGAAGTTAAACTTTGTAAACAAATCAATCAGCATTTGTAGAGTTATTTCCTCCCCCCTTCTTAATGACGCGTTCTCCTATACAGACAAATGCTGTGGTGCACACCTACTGAAGCGCTGGAGTAGGGGTGTAAAGTGGGAGTATTTCTCGCTTGCAAAGTCTGACGGTTGAAGAGGTCGCAGCTCGCATACATTGTTCCCATGCTGTGGGTGTTGGGAAGTCCTTTGGGATTGTAGCTGTGATTAAGAAGGATATATGAATAGACTTGCAAATGTGCGTCTCATAGGGTAGCAGGTTTCAAAAGGACGGGGGTGTGGAGTTTAACAGGAACATCCAGTTtggtggagttttttttattttttttaagagataGTGAACTTCTTTGGGTCTAGTTTGAATATGTGGGTGTGACTATATGATGCACTGTAGTGCATGAATTCATTTGGATTAGTCAAACCTTTTTTGGCTTGTTCTCATGACCTTCATCAAAGGTGCAGTTTTTGTGAGGACCTTCGTTTTCTGCAGCAGAGCCAACATGAACCTTCATTAGAAAGCCAGACGGTAGTTTGGatcttttccaaatatttttcctttttttttagaatacaaATGACATTCAGCTATGTTATGCAAAATCATACATCAattaggcttttttttcctttatagcAAAGCCGAAAAGCAATTTAAGATGATGATTAAAGCTGTGAGTTTCCATGGTCCAAAAATTCGCCCCTTGgcgaatgtgagtgtgtgacccTGCAATGGACTGATGTTCAGAgggtaccctgccttcacccaacagtagctggtttGGCTCCGGCATCCTGTTGACCCCAAAAGACGTTCTGAAGATTGAAGGAtcgttggatggatggatgtatttGTAATTTGGTTAATGTTATAAATGTTTGCAGTTTGGGTCTTTAGGATGGAGCTAGACTTGGGACTTTTGTTTTGTACTTGTAAGttatgttttgtaaaataaatttaaaaaaaaaagtttcaagttTCATGCTACAGGTGCAAAACAAAACCTGCAACACATGTTTCACCAAATGTGGCAGGCATGGAAGAACCATTGAGTGTCGAATTTTGATCATCCAATCATGTTTCTAGAATCTCTATCCAATCATGGCAGGATGAGGGTAGCGCTCTGTACTGCTCTCAACCAAACATGATTACATTCTTACAGTGGGTATCCCTCTCACCGATCGGCACATGCATGCACCGTGGACCCCCTACGTGTgcatcatttaaataaatgcacataCAGTCTGTGTTTTAACAAAGTTTCAAGTTGTAAGCTATGGGTACAAAAAAATAAGTTCAAAGTACAAAACTGAAGTCAAA encodes:
- the kcng4 gene encoding potassium voltage-gated channel subfamily G member 4 isoform X1; amino-acid sequence: MPIISNANHDFSNLSVSDDSSLDRIFTEIPETETIKGVYYQRAQFIRRPEDLLSIDHALLAVINVGGNRYTFPWSTLAQFPLTRLGRLCGCRSLEDIASVCDDYDEARKEFFFDRSPSAFRVILNFLAAGKLRLLREMCILSLHDELNYWGVEMAYMERCCKRKMYTRIEEVYEKERREEERRKRNAMQRVPVEETQYQKVMNWLRDMVENPQSGLPGKIFACLSVVMVAVTVVSLCISTMPDLREEENRGECSAKCQNMFIIETVCVAWFSLEFILRFIQARSKLDFLRGPLNIIDAMAILPYYVSLVVTEEDEALEHDRPGGGKGYLDKLGLVLRILRALRILYVMRLARHSLGLQTLGLTVRRSTREFGLLLLFLCVAVTLFSPLVHLAESELTGTHDFSSIPASYWWAIISMTTVGYGDMVPRSIPGQVVALSSILSGILIMAFPATSIFHMFSRSYQELKMEHDRLFKEECEAAAAAATAEDPPDGGDEGAKDDCASCGTVPDREKLALLESVTLLVKRGDAAGNNHSLPAKAF